One window of Halogeometricum rufum genomic DNA carries:
- a CDS encoding serine hydrolase domain-containing protein, translated as MSSVSRRGFLAALGASGIAGLGLASDRTRATGVARRNAESLGSAPFESRDELAAFVDERMRGRIGDATPGASVAVVVEGGPSLVAGYGSANVEAGVPARGDETPFRIGSVGKLITWTAVMQGVERGVLSLDEDVNAYLDDSAVTVPETDDDPVTLRHLGTHTAGFASALDPGIVANPDALAPLETLLAEQRPDRVRPPGALVGYSNYGAALAGHVVAEAHGTTFEEYVQSEVFEPLNMSHSTFAQPVPEDHPGDPAAGHERDGTGFTTADETFVNMRPAGSTTATASDVAAFVRAHLGDGAVDGGRVLNPETVEAMHDRHHVRHPAVTNWRYGFHEYGGPDAGLVGHSGATVDFASRLVLSRDRGVGVFVNYNARAGESPAAVVDEILAAFDLLPSPARAPSAKPGGRARAETVAGEYSPTNLPNAGPLHVADVLAHVAVEPAGDGRLRTTTAGGDAREWVETEPYVYRAVDGRDVLAFEVDDGAVTAMNANSDPTGVHLPVPFHERRLLTGSVVGGTAAGFGLSLAGRVGCRVRRGWRRVRGARRDDGESDSGGRNDAESDGRGRDGTETDRRDRNDTEADG; from the coding sequence GTGAGTAGCGTCTCCAGGCGCGGGTTTCTCGCCGCCCTCGGCGCTTCGGGCATCGCCGGTCTGGGCCTCGCGAGCGACCGGACGCGAGCGACGGGGGTCGCCCGCCGGAACGCCGAGTCGCTCGGTTCGGCCCCGTTCGAGAGTCGAGACGAACTCGCGGCGTTCGTGGACGAGCGGATGCGCGGGCGAATCGGCGACGCGACGCCCGGCGCGAGCGTCGCCGTCGTCGTCGAGGGCGGGCCCTCCCTCGTCGCGGGGTACGGCTCCGCGAACGTCGAGGCGGGAGTTCCGGCCCGGGGGGACGAGACGCCGTTCCGCATCGGATCGGTCGGCAAGCTAATCACGTGGACCGCGGTCATGCAGGGCGTCGAGCGCGGCGTCCTCTCGCTGGACGAGGACGTGAACGCGTACCTCGACGATTCCGCGGTCACCGTCCCGGAGACGGACGACGACCCGGTGACACTCCGGCACCTCGGCACCCACACCGCCGGCTTCGCGTCGGCTCTGGACCCCGGAATCGTCGCGAACCCGGACGCCCTCGCTCCGTTAGAGACGCTGCTCGCCGAGCAGCGACCGGACCGCGTGCGCCCGCCGGGAGCGCTGGTGGGCTACTCGAACTACGGGGCGGCGCTCGCGGGCCACGTCGTCGCCGAAGCCCACGGGACGACCTTCGAGGAGTACGTCCAGTCCGAAGTTTTCGAGCCGCTGAACATGAGCCACAGCACGTTCGCACAGCCGGTCCCGGAGGACCACCCCGGTGACCCCGCGGCGGGACACGAGCGAGACGGGACGGGGTTCACCACCGCCGACGAGACGTTCGTCAACATGCGCCCCGCGGGGTCGACGACTGCGACGGCGAGCGACGTGGCCGCGTTCGTCCGCGCCCACCTCGGCGACGGCGCGGTCGACGGGGGGCGAGTCCTGAACCCGGAGACGGTCGAGGCGATGCACGACAGACACCACGTGCGCCACCCCGCGGTCACCAACTGGCGGTACGGGTTCCACGAGTACGGCGGTCCGGACGCCGGACTCGTCGGCCACTCGGGGGCGACCGTCGACTTCGCCAGTCGACTCGTGCTGTCCCGCGACCGCGGCGTCGGCGTCTTCGTGAACTACAACGCCAGAGCCGGCGAGTCGCCCGCGGCGGTCGTCGACGAGATACTCGCGGCGTTCGACCTCCTGCCGTCGCCGGCGCGCGCGCCGTCGGCGAAGCCGGGCGGTCGGGCGCGCGCCGAGACCGTCGCCGGCGAGTACAGCCCCACCAACCTCCCGAACGCCGGTCCGCTGCACGTCGCCGACGTGCTCGCACACGTCGCCGTCGAACCCGCGGGCGACGGGCGACTCCGCACGACGACGGCCGGCGGCGACGCCCGCGAGTGGGTCGAAACCGAGCCCTACGTGTACCGGGCGGTCGACGGACGCGACGTGCTCGCGTTCGAAGTCGACGACGGGGCGGTGACCGCGATGAACGCGAACAGCGACCCCACGGGCGTCCACCTCCCGGTGCCGTTCCACGAGCGACGACTCCTCACCGGGAGCGTCGTCGGCGGGACCGCGGCCGGGTTCGGCCTCTCGCTGGCCGGACGGGTCGGATGTCGCGTCCGGCGCGGGTGGCGACGGGTGCGGGGAGCGCGCCGTGACGACGGGGAGAGCGACAGCGGCGGTCGAAACGACGCAGAGAGCGACGGGCGCGGCCGGGACGGTACGGAGACAGACAGACGCGACCGGAACGATACGGAGGCCGACGGATGA
- a CDS encoding class I SAM-dependent methyltransferase, which produces MQSSNSRGPTDRRNRTNEDSTERRQSSERDSMSAAKIADAYDEVADGLARWRRLDRLFAGRYRRRQFGRADGRVLDVACGTGRNFRYLRAADAVVGVDVSDGVLSHAREELARLGLDGTARRMDAQALDFDDDNFDTVVSSFSTCTFPEPRTALEEMARVCKPDGRVLLLEHGRSDVRPVAWLQDRRADAHYEKTGCRLNHEPRVTVRETSLEIERVRDRFFGLVVEIDAVPTRRTEVGRE; this is translated from the coding sequence ATGCAATCGAGTAACTCACGCGGACCGACGGACCGGCGGAATCGCACGAACGAAGACAGCACCGAGCGACGGCAGTCGAGCGAGCGAGACTCGATGTCGGCGGCGAAGATAGCCGACGCGTACGACGAGGTGGCCGACGGACTGGCGCGGTGGCGGCGACTCGACCGCTTGTTCGCGGGTCGCTACCGCCGCCGGCAGTTCGGGCGGGCCGACGGCCGGGTACTGGACGTCGCCTGCGGCACCGGCAGGAACTTTCGGTACCTCCGCGCGGCGGACGCCGTCGTCGGCGTCGACGTCAGCGACGGAGTGCTCAGCCACGCCCGCGAGGAACTCGCCCGCCTCGGACTGGACGGCACCGCCCGCCGGATGGACGCACAGGCGCTGGATTTCGACGACGACAACTTCGATACCGTCGTCTCGTCGTTCTCCACCTGTACGTTCCCCGAACCGCGAACGGCGCTGGAAGAGATGGCGCGGGTCTGTAAACCGGACGGTCGGGTGCTGCTCCTCGAACACGGCCGCAGCGACGTCCGCCCCGTCGCGTGGCTTCAGGACCGGCGCGCCGACGCCCACTACGAGAAGACCGGCTGCCGGTTGAACCACGAGCCCCGAGTGACGGTCCGGGAGACGAGCCTCGAAATCGAGCGCGTACGAGACCGGTTCTTCGGCCTCGTCGTCGAAATCGACGCCGTTCCGACGCGCCGGACGGAGGTGGGCCGTGAGTAG
- a CDS encoding DUF7351 domain-containing protein, with protein MTDERSAADVFGLLADETRVEILRAVAVAQYELAGVGSGPAELAFSEIYEHVPVENTSKLSYHLGELVGTYLRKGDDGYSLSHAGERIVRFILSGNYERPASVGPEPVAGVCVFCGAEALEASLDHQFFRVDCTACETQVAGHPVTPAQVRRRDADDLVRSVTLRSAEDYRQIRRGLCPECGGDLSTEVVHLPGSPLPDADPFLAKSDCAACLREYNSPLTYSVAYHPASIAFHWDRGVDVTTKAVWEFHEHVREGRWTSERVADDPPAYEAVLRRGDDAVRLRLDSSATVTRTERVRRESGDLPRS; from the coding sequence ATGACAGACGAGCGCTCGGCGGCGGACGTCTTCGGACTCCTCGCCGACGAGACCCGCGTCGAAATCCTCCGAGCCGTCGCCGTCGCGCAGTACGAACTCGCGGGGGTCGGGTCGGGGCCGGCCGAACTCGCGTTCTCCGAGATATACGAGCACGTGCCGGTCGAGAACACCTCGAAGCTGTCGTACCACCTCGGCGAACTCGTCGGGACGTACCTCCGGAAGGGCGACGACGGCTACTCGCTGTCGCACGCCGGCGAGCGCATCGTCCGGTTCATCCTGTCGGGGAACTACGAGCGACCGGCGTCGGTCGGCCCCGAACCGGTCGCCGGCGTCTGCGTCTTCTGCGGGGCGGAGGCGCTCGAAGCGAGCCTCGACCACCAGTTCTTCCGCGTCGACTGCACCGCGTGTGAGACGCAGGTGGCGGGGCACCCGGTGACGCCCGCGCAGGTCAGACGGCGGGACGCGGACGACCTCGTCCGGAGCGTGACGCTCCGGAGCGCCGAGGACTACCGGCAGATTCGCCGCGGACTGTGTCCGGAGTGCGGGGGCGACCTCTCGACGGAGGTGGTCCACCTCCCCGGCAGTCCGTTGCCCGACGCCGACCCCTTCCTCGCGAAGAGCGACTGCGCGGCGTGCCTCCGGGAGTACAACAGCCCGCTGACCTACAGCGTGGCGTACCACCCCGCGTCGATTGCGTTCCACTGGGACCGGGGAGTCGACGTGACGACGAAGGCCGTCTGGGAGTTCCACGAACACGTCCGCGAGGGGCGCTGGACGTCCGAACGCGTCGCCGACGACCCCCCGGCGTACGAAGCCGTGCTGCGTCGCGGCGACGACGCGGTTCGGCTCCGACTCGACTCGTCGGCGACGGTGACGCGGACCGAGCGCGTGCGACGCGAGAGCGGCGACCTGCCGCGTTCGTGA
- a CDS encoding FAD-dependent oxidoreductase — protein sequence MDPIVIVGGDAAGMSAASKFKREAPDRDVVVFERGEWVSYGACGLPYYVKGDVEELDDLVSLSAAEFEERGIDLRTGHEVVAIDTDERTVRVVGPDGEFTQSYEDLLVATGARALEPPVAGTDLDGVFTLHDMDAAARIRAYLGLDAPPVDDGAGESAGFDDVSEVDAVAVVGGGYVGVEMAEAFAEHGITVHLFEMLPHTLRPFGAEAAAVVEEHLEDEGVRLHLNTAVEELAGTESVTAVVTEDGEVPVDAALLGAGVAPNAELAERAGIELGPTGAVATDEFGRTSADHVYAAGDVAEARNVVTDEPDYVPLALTANRAGRAIGATLAGEPTRTGGIAGTAALKAFDLEVARTGLVDEDAAREAGFDPVSVTVTTGSRAHYYPGSREIQITAVGDAESGRLLGASMVGREGVAKRIDTVATALHAGFTAEDVSMLDLSYAPPFSPVWDPVLTAAKVLDGKLAD from the coding sequence ATGGACCCGATAGTCATCGTCGGCGGGGACGCCGCCGGAATGAGTGCCGCGAGCAAGTTCAAGCGGGAGGCTCCCGACCGCGACGTCGTCGTGTTCGAACGCGGCGAGTGGGTCTCTTACGGGGCGTGCGGGCTGCCGTACTACGTGAAGGGGGACGTCGAGGAACTCGACGACCTGGTGTCGCTCTCCGCCGCGGAGTTCGAAGAACGTGGTATCGACCTCCGGACCGGTCACGAAGTCGTCGCCATCGACACGGACGAACGGACGGTTCGCGTGGTCGGCCCCGACGGGGAGTTCACCCAGTCGTACGAGGACCTCCTCGTCGCGACGGGCGCGCGAGCGCTCGAACCGCCCGTCGCGGGGACGGACCTCGACGGCGTGTTCACGCTCCACGACATGGACGCGGCGGCGAGAATCAGAGCCTACCTCGGTCTCGACGCGCCCCCGGTCGACGACGGCGCGGGCGAGTCGGCCGGGTTCGACGACGTGAGCGAGGTGGACGCCGTCGCCGTCGTCGGCGGCGGCTACGTCGGCGTCGAGATGGCCGAGGCGTTCGCCGAACACGGTATCACCGTCCACCTGTTCGAGATGCTCCCCCACACGCTCCGGCCGTTCGGTGCGGAGGCGGCGGCCGTGGTCGAGGAACACCTCGAAGACGAGGGGGTTCGCCTCCACCTGAACACCGCCGTCGAGGAACTCGCCGGCACCGAGTCGGTCACCGCCGTCGTGACCGAGGACGGCGAGGTTCCGGTCGACGCGGCCCTGCTCGGGGCCGGCGTGGCGCCGAACGCCGAACTGGCCGAGCGCGCGGGCATCGAACTCGGTCCGACCGGCGCCGTCGCCACCGACGAGTTCGGTCGGACGAGCGCGGACCACGTGTACGCCGCCGGCGACGTGGCCGAGGCGCGCAACGTCGTCACCGACGAACCGGACTACGTCCCCCTCGCGCTGACGGCGAACCGGGCCGGCCGCGCCATCGGGGCGACGCTCGCCGGAGAGCCGACGCGAACGGGCGGGATAGCCGGGACGGCGGCGCTGAAAGCGTTCGACCTCGAAGTGGCGCGGACGGGTCTCGTGGACGAGGACGCCGCACGCGAGGCCGGGTTCGACCCCGTGTCGGTGACGGTCACCACCGGGTCGCGCGCCCACTACTACCCGGGGAGCCGTGAGATTCAGATAACCGCCGTCGGCGACGCGGAGAGCGGGCGACTCCTCGGCGCGAGCATGGTGGGCCGCGAGGGCGTCGCGAAGCGCATCGACACCGTCGCGACGGCTCTTCACGCCGGCTTCACCGCCGAAGACGTGTCGATGCTCGACCTCTCGTACGCGCCGCCGTTCAGCCCCGTCTGGGACCCGGTGCTGACCGCGGCGAAGGTGCTGGACGGGAAGCTAGCCGACTGA
- a CDS encoding universal stress protein: MRIVFATDLSDANKAAMESRTCLECLDNIGVTEVHLITVVPDNVSSGLPGMDVATDAHKALGAQREVFEEAGFDVETHVARGTPHRRINGLAERVHADMIVVGSRGESPLRNRLIGGTVRNVARTAVKPLLVERIEKTEEGHAVKKEHLFQDALYATDFSENADRAFDFFPELTGATERAYLLHVRGREQQRGDLTEEEARDRLEAMATELRDRMGIDVETNVRTGGVLDEILAEERRVGATTTLVGARGTSRLRRLLLGDTAESVVAQGNNNVLLVPPGSATPR, from the coding sequence ATGCGAATCGTATTTGCCACCGACCTGTCCGACGCGAACAAGGCGGCGATGGAGTCCAGAACCTGTCTGGAGTGTCTCGACAACATCGGCGTGACCGAGGTTCACCTGATAACGGTCGTTCCGGACAACGTCTCCAGTGGGCTGCCCGGGATGGACGTGGCGACGGACGCCCACAAGGCGCTCGGCGCTCAGCGGGAGGTGTTCGAGGAGGCCGGCTTCGACGTGGAGACGCACGTCGCGCGGGGGACGCCGCACCGACGCATCAACGGGCTCGCCGAACGCGTCCACGCCGACATGATCGTCGTCGGGTCGCGCGGGGAGTCGCCGCTCCGCAACCGACTCATCGGCGGCACCGTGCGGAACGTCGCGCGGACGGCCGTCAAACCGCTGCTCGTCGAGCGCATCGAGAAGACCGAGGAGGGCCACGCCGTCAAGAAGGAACACCTGTTCCAGGACGCGCTGTACGCGACCGACTTCTCGGAGAACGCCGACCGGGCGTTCGACTTCTTCCCGGAGTTGACGGGTGCGACCGAACGGGCGTACCTGCTTCACGTCCGCGGGCGCGAACAACAGCGAGGCGACCTGACCGAGGAGGAGGCTCGGGACCGACTCGAGGCGATGGCCACCGAACTCCGCGACCGGATGGGCATCGACGTCGAGACGAACGTCCGCACCGGCGGCGTCCTCGACGAGATTCTCGCCGAGGAGCGACGCGTCGGCGCGACCACGACGCTCGTCGGCGCTCGGGGGACCAGCAGGCTCCGCCGACTCCTCCTCGGCGACACCGCCGAGTCCGTCGTGGCGCAGGGGAACAACAACGTCCTACTCGTTCCGCCGGGCTCGGCCACGCCGCGGTAG
- the katG gene encoding catalase/peroxidase HPI, whose protein sequence is MKGSNKDWWPNQLNVEILDQNARQIDPMGEEFDYAEEFEKLDFEAVKSDIEEVLTTSQDWWPADYGHYGPLIIRMAWHSAGTYRTTDGRGGASGGTQRFAPLNSWPDNANLDKARRLLWPVKQKYGRKLSWADLLVLAGNVALESMGFETFGFAGGREDAFAPDESVWWGPENEMEASERFSDDGELEEPLGATVMGLIYVNPEGPDGQPDPEASAENIRESFGRMAMNDEETAALIAGGHTFGKVHGADDPDFLGPEPEAAPIEAQGFGWESDHDSGKGADTITSGIEGPWTSAPVSWDMGYLDNLLDYEWEPEKGPGGAWQWTPKNEELHGSVPDAHDPSESVDPMMLTTDIALKRDPEYREVIERFQDNPREFQEAFAKAWYKLIHRDMGPPSRFLGPEVPNEEMLWQDPIPDADYDLIGDEAAAELKEEILDSDLSVSQLVKTAWASASTYRDSDKRGGANGARIRLEPQRSWDVNEPDQLETVLSTLEEIQEEFNGSRSDETRVSLADLIVLGGNAAVEKAARDAGYDVTVPFEPGRTDASQEQTDVESFEALEPDADGFRNYVGDGVDRPAEESLVDKAELLNLTAPEMTALVGGMRALNANYDQSDLGVFTDEPETLTNDFFVNLLDMDYEWEPASESREVFEAHDRETGDVEWRGSRVDLIFGSHSRLRAIAEVYGSADAEEKFVRDFVDTWEKVMKLDRFDLE, encoded by the coding sequence ATGAAAGGGTCCAACAAGGACTGGTGGCCGAATCAGCTGAACGTGGAGATTCTCGACCAGAACGCCCGTCAGATCGACCCGATGGGCGAGGAGTTCGACTACGCGGAGGAGTTCGAGAAACTCGACTTCGAGGCCGTGAAGTCGGACATCGAAGAGGTGCTGACGACGTCGCAGGACTGGTGGCCGGCCGACTACGGCCACTACGGTCCGCTGATCATCCGGATGGCGTGGCACAGCGCCGGGACGTACCGCACGACCGACGGCCGCGGCGGCGCGTCCGGTGGGACACAGCGCTTCGCACCCCTCAACAGTTGGCCCGACAACGCGAACCTCGACAAGGCGCGCCGACTGCTCTGGCCCGTCAAGCAGAAGTACGGCCGCAAGCTCTCGTGGGCCGACCTGCTGGTCCTCGCCGGGAACGTCGCCTTAGAGTCGATGGGATTCGAGACGTTCGGCTTCGCCGGCGGCCGCGAGGACGCCTTCGCACCCGACGAGTCCGTCTGGTGGGGCCCCGAGAACGAGATGGAGGCGTCCGAACGCTTCAGTGACGACGGAGAACTGGAAGAACCGCTCGGCGCCACCGTGATGGGACTCATCTACGTGAACCCGGAGGGTCCGGACGGTCAGCCGGACCCCGAAGCGTCGGCGGAGAACATCCGAGAGTCGTTCGGCCGGATGGCCATGAACGACGAGGAGACGGCCGCACTCATCGCCGGCGGACACACGTTCGGGAAGGTCCACGGCGCGGACGACCCCGACTTCCTCGGTCCCGAACCCGAGGCGGCCCCCATCGAGGCGCAGGGCTTCGGCTGGGAGAGCGACCACGACTCCGGGAAAGGGGCCGACACGATTACGAGCGGCATCGAGGGACCGTGGACCAGTGCGCCGGTCAGCTGGGACATGGGCTACCTCGACAACCTGCTGGACTACGAGTGGGAACCCGAGAAGGGTCCCGGCGGCGCGTGGCAGTGGACGCCCAAGAACGAGGAGCTTCACGGCAGCGTGCCGGACGCGCACGACCCGTCGGAGAGCGTCGACCCCATGATGCTCACGACGGACATCGCCCTCAAGCGAGACCCGGAGTATCGCGAGGTAATCGAGCGCTTCCAGGACAACCCCCGCGAGTTCCAGGAGGCCTTCGCGAAGGCGTGGTACAAACTCATCCACCGCGACATGGGCCCGCCGTCCCGGTTCCTCGGTCCGGAGGTTCCGAACGAGGAGATGCTGTGGCAGGACCCCATCCCGGACGCCGACTACGACCTGATCGGAGACGAGGCGGCCGCCGAACTCAAGGAGGAGATTCTCGACTCGGACCTGTCGGTCTCTCAGCTGGTCAAGACCGCGTGGGCGTCGGCATCGACGTACCGCGACAGCGACAAACGCGGCGGCGCGAACGGGGCCCGCATCCGCCTCGAACCCCAGCGGAGCTGGGACGTGAACGAGCCCGACCAGCTCGAGACGGTCCTGAGCACGCTCGAGGAGATTCAGGAGGAGTTCAACGGCTCGCGCTCCGACGAGACGAGAGTCTCGCTCGCCGACCTCATCGTGCTGGGCGGTAACGCGGCCGTCGAGAAGGCGGCGCGGGACGCCGGCTACGACGTGACCGTGCCGTTCGAGCCCGGTCGGACGGACGCCTCTCAGGAGCAGACCGACGTCGAGTCCTTCGAGGCGCTCGAACCGGACGCGGACGGCTTCCGCAACTACGTCGGCGACGGCGTCGACCGACCGGCCGAGGAGTCGCTGGTCGACAAGGCGGAACTGCTCAACCTGACGGCACCCGAGATGACGGCGCTCGTCGGCGGCATGCGCGCGCTGAACGCCAACTACGACCAGTCCGACCTCGGCGTCTTCACCGACGAACCGGAGACGCTCACCAACGACTTCTTCGTGAACCTGCTCGACATGGACTACGAGTGGGAACCGGCCTCCGAGTCCAGAGAGGTGTTCGAGGCGCACGACCGCGAGACGGGCGACGTCGAGTGGAGAGGCTCCCGCGTGGACCTCATCTTCGGCTCGCACTCCCGGCTCCGCGCCATCGCGGAGGTCTACGGCAGCGCCGACGCCGAGGAGAAGTTCGTGCGCGACTTCGTCGACACGTGGGAGAAGGTCATGAAACTCGACCGCTTCGACCTCGAGTGA
- a CDS encoding CaiB/BaiF CoA transferase family protein — MTGEARTPDGDTGPLDGLTVVDASRVLVGPFCTMQLGDLGADVVKIERPGSGDQTRGWRPPSYGDSEESAYYLSINRNKRSVTLDFSTDAGREVFRDLVSEADVLVENFRVGTMEEWGLDYEDLRAENPELVYCSLSGYGEWGPHRDRPAYDIMMQAEGGLMSITGEADGPPVRVGVAIADIGAGMYATQAILAALLHRELGDGTGQKVDVSLLDGQVAWTSYMASNYFATGTPPGRMGSKHPTITPYQAFETRDDYVVVACASEHIWPRFCAAFDLPHLVDDERFATNADRVENRDALDSILDAELATYTTDEVVSRCRGHDVPVSPVNDMEDVFSHPQVDARRMHQTVEHPTAGTVEMAGCPMHFSETPSSIRRHPPLLGEHTEEVLREYGYRPEDIEHLRDVGAI, encoded by the coding sequence ATGACCGGCGAAGCCCGTACGCCGGACGGCGACACCGGACCGCTCGACGGACTCACCGTCGTCGACGCCTCCCGCGTCCTCGTGGGGCCGTTCTGCACGATGCAACTCGGTGACCTCGGCGCGGACGTCGTCAAGATAGAGCGCCCCGGGAGCGGCGACCAGACCCGCGGTTGGCGGCCGCCGTCGTACGGTGACTCCGAGGAGAGCGCCTACTACCTGAGTATCAACCGCAACAAGCGGTCGGTCACGCTCGACTTCTCGACCGACGCGGGGCGCGAGGTGTTTCGTGACCTCGTGAGCGAGGCCGACGTCCTCGTCGAGAACTTCCGCGTCGGGACGATGGAAGAGTGGGGACTCGACTACGAGGACCTCCGCGCGGAGAATCCCGAACTGGTCTACTGTTCGCTGTCCGGTTACGGTGAGTGGGGACCGCACAGAGACCGCCCCGCGTACGACATCATGATGCAGGCGGAAGGCGGTCTGATGAGCATCACCGGCGAAGCGGACGGCCCCCCCGTTCGAGTCGGCGTCGCCATCGCCGACATCGGGGCGGGGATGTACGCCACGCAAGCGATTCTCGCCGCCCTACTGCACCGCGAACTCGGCGACGGGACCGGACAGAAAGTCGACGTCAGCCTCCTCGACGGCCAAGTCGCGTGGACGAGCTACATGGCCTCGAACTACTTCGCGACGGGCACCCCGCCGGGGCGGATGGGAAGCAAACATCCGACTATCACGCCCTACCAGGCCTTCGAGACCCGCGACGACTACGTCGTCGTCGCCTGCGCGTCCGAACACATCTGGCCGCGGTTCTGTGCCGCGTTCGACCTGCCGCACCTCGTGGACGACGAGCGCTTCGCGACGAACGCCGACCGCGTCGAGAACCGAGACGCCCTCGATTCGATCCTCGACGCGGAACTCGCGACGTACACGACCGACGAAGTCGTCTCGCGCTGTCGCGGCCACGACGTTCCGGTCAGCCCCGTCAACGACATGGAAGACGTGTTTTCCCACCCACAGGTCGACGCTCGCCGCATGCACCAGACTGTCGAGCATCCCACGGCCGGCACCGTCGAGATGGCCGGGTGCCCCATGCACTTCTCGGAGACGCCGTCGTCGATTCGCCGCCATCCACCGCTCCTCGGCGAACACACGGAGGAGGTCCTCCGGGAGTACGGGTACCGACCCGAGGACATCGAACACCTGCGCGACGTGGGTGCCATCTGA
- a CDS encoding DUF7342 family protein has translation MPDETRNDSRASMTRGERIRAAARTLRTPRTASWVANETEASVKTAQKYLDQLVEDNVLRKIEQGGQTLYCVDQLMATYREVATLQREHSREELTSALDSMRSTITDWKRSYDAETPGELRASIADLDDADEVEKRRKVASEWEHLDDRIPIVRAALNEYDWATDRDSISA, from the coding sequence ATGCCCGACGAAACCCGGAACGACTCTCGCGCTTCGATGACCCGGGGTGAGCGAATCCGCGCCGCCGCTCGGACGCTCCGAACGCCTCGAACCGCGTCGTGGGTCGCAAACGAGACAGAAGCCTCTGTCAAGACGGCACAGAAGTACCTTGACCAACTGGTCGAGGACAACGTCCTCCGGAAAATCGAGCAGGGTGGCCAGACGCTCTACTGCGTCGACCAACTCATGGCGACCTATCGCGAGGTCGCGACACTCCAGCGGGAGCACAGCCGCGAAGAGCTGACGAGTGCCCTCGACTCGATGCGGAGCACAATCACGGACTGGAAGCGATCGTACGACGCCGAGACGCCGGGCGAACTTCGAGCCAGTATCGCCGACCTTGACGACGCCGACGAAGTCGAGAAGCGCCGGAAGGTCGCCAGCGAGTGGGAGCACCTCGACGACCGCATACCGATCGTTCGGGCGGCGCTCAACGAGTACGACTGGGCGACCGACCGAGACTCCATCTCCGCCTGA
- a CDS encoding nucleotidyltransferase domain-containing protein → MSGETKQGISVCLRIAPGDDTRVFRLRAADAVLRHIVDAHESEFTLRELADVTDHSRSTVWRAVEFLENLGVVQVRETAQRKYVAIDPAQLQKDDPILGIEQTEYHAPIRAFVERIETAIGDADDVDQLLGVLVFGSVARGEADRKSDIDAFVLVDGDRTVARRLVSDVANELGEERFDGDRYTVEPFVESGESARRAGEKLREIFREGVTVYGGDEFQQIRTEVVSSE, encoded by the coding sequence GTGTCCGGCGAGACGAAACAAGGTATAAGTGTCTGCCTCCGAATCGCCCCCGGCGACGATACGAGAGTGTTCAGACTCCGTGCGGCCGACGCGGTGTTGCGGCACATCGTCGACGCCCACGAGTCGGAGTTCACGCTGAGAGAACTCGCCGACGTCACGGACCATAGTCGGTCGACGGTCTGGCGAGCAGTCGAGTTTCTCGAAAACCTCGGCGTGGTACAGGTACGCGAAACCGCGCAGCGAAAGTACGTCGCTATCGATCCCGCGCAGTTACAGAAAGACGACCCGATACTCGGCATCGAACAGACAGAGTACCACGCTCCGATTCGGGCGTTCGTCGAACGAATCGAGACGGCAATCGGAGACGCCGACGACGTCGACCAGTTGCTCGGCGTCCTCGTGTTCGGAAGCGTCGCTCGCGGCGAAGCCGACAGGAAGAGCGACATCGACGCGTTCGTCCTCGTCGACGGCGACCGAACCGTCGCACGTCGTCTCGTCTCCGACGTAGCGAACGAACTGGGCGAGGAACGATTCGACGGCGACCGATACACGGTCGAACCGTTCGTCGAGTCCGGCGAGAGCGCTCGCCGTGCAGGGGAGAAGCTACGCGAGATATTCCGAGAAGGGGTCACCGTCTACGGCGGCGACGAGTTCCAACAGATCCGAACAGAGGTGGTGAGTAGTGAGTAG